One part of the Arabidopsis thaliana chromosome 1 sequence genome encodes these proteins:
- a CDS encoding ZCF37 (unknown protein; FUNCTIONS IN: molecular_function unknown; INVOLVED IN: biological_process unknown; Has 3 Blast hits to 3 proteins in 1 species: Archae - 0; Bacteria - 0; Metazoa - 0; Fungi - 0; Plants - 3; Viruses - 0; Other Eukaryotes - 0 (source: NCBI BLink).), with the protein MLSPFSSPRRSRRGNKESKNPYSNQGLDKFSALLSELDEKRQSIYAKRLDPDGPPLVRFVFTSSGECVPVMIKTKRASQKKDVLDDFKVKKKDVLDDFKVKNKDVLDDFNVKTESKTEQEKEIKQTDLETEQKQSCVLNENLKKISRPNHLLPVTVVLVLILLVFFGRTVSIMCTCIVWYLVPMIKEQSRNRGSTYETKRRKKLNIENRAAPDKSETR; encoded by the coding sequence atgttgaGTCCGTTTTCGTCACCTAGGAGATCGAgaagaggaaacaaagaaagcaaGAATCCTTATTCAAATCAAGGACTTGACAAGTTCTCTGCACTTCTATCTGAGCTCGATGAGAAAAGACAGAGCATTTACGCAAAGAGGCTTGATCCTGATGGACCGCCTCTTGTTCGGTTTGTCTTCACTAGCTCCGGCGAGTGCGTCCCTGTAATGATCAAGACAAAGAGGGCAAGTCAGAAGAAGGATGTTCTAGATGATTTCAAGGTCAAGAAGAAGGACGTTCTAGATGATTTCAAGGTCAAGAATAAGGATGTTCTAGATGATTTCAATGTAAAGACCgaatcaaaaacagagcaggaaaaagaaataaagcaaACAGATTTGGAAACAGAGCAGAAACAGAGCTGTGTATTGAatgagaatctgaagaagatttCAAGACCAAACCATTTATTACCCGTGACAGTGGTGCTGGTTCTAATATTATTGGTGTTTTTCGGACGGACCGTCTCGATCATGTGCACTTGTATCGTTTGGTACTTGGTTCCAATGATCAAGGAACAGAGcagaaacagaggatcaaCATACGAGacgaagaggaggaagaaactAAATATTGAAAACAGAGCTGCTCCTGATAAAAGTGAAACCCGGTGA
- a CDS encoding ZCF37 (BEST Arabidopsis thaliana protein match is: ZCF37 (TAIR:AT1G59590.1); Has 43 Blast hits to 43 proteins in 15 species: Archae - 0; Bacteria - 2; Metazoa - 7; Fungi - 0; Plants - 27; Viruses - 0; Other Eukaryotes - 7 (source: NCBI BLink).) produces MLSPFSSPRRSRRGNKESKNPYSNQGLDKFSALLSELDEKRQSIYAKRLDPDGPPLVRFVFTSSGECVPVMIKTKRASQKKDVLDDFKVKNKDVLDDFNVKTESKTEQEKEIKQTDLETEQKQSCVLNENLKKISRPNHLLPVTVVLVLILLVFFGRTVSIMCTCIVWYLVPMIKEQSRNRGSTYETKRRKKLNIENRAAPDKSETR; encoded by the exons atgttgaGTCCGTTTTCGTCACCTAGGAGATCGAgaagaggaaacaaagaaagcaaGAATCCTTATTCAAATCAAGGACTTGACAAGTTCTCTGCACTTCTATCTGAGCTCGATGAGAAAAGACAGAGCATTTACGCAAAGAGGCTTGATCCTGATGGACCGCCTCTTGTTCGGTTTGTCTTCACTAGCTCCGGCGAGTGCGTCCCTGTAATGATCAAGACAAAGAGGGCAAGTCAGAAGAAGGATGTTCTAGATGATTTCAAG GTCAAGAATAAGGATGTTCTAGATGATTTCAATGTAAAGACCgaatcaaaaacagagcaggaaaaagaaataaagcaaACAGATTTGGAAACAGAGCAGAAACAGAGCTGTGTATTGAatgagaatctgaagaagatttCAAGACCAAACCATTTATTACCCGTGACAGTGGTGCTGGTTCTAATATTATTGGTGTTTTTCGGACGGACCGTCTCGATCATGTGCACTTGTATCGTTTGGTACTTGGTTCCAATGATCAAGGAACAGAGcagaaacagaggatcaaCATACGAGacgaagaggaggaagaaactAAATATTGAAAACAGAGCTGCTCCTGATAAAAGTGAAACCCGGTGA
- a CDS encoding transmembrane protein, with the protein MERMNMSEEEEQCKRNQEAFKRFFEQIPRTAVIGMLSFFLHGQMSKFEKAPSKPLSNAFAFASVGYVVLQVAHGFARANRPSSFAFDFLSVLCGLASVAILFTAIFND; encoded by the coding sequence ATGGAGAGAATGAACATGAGCGAAGAGGAGGAGCAATGCAAAAGAAACCAAGAGGCATTCAAGAGATTCTTCGAGCAAATCCCCAGGACTGCGGTGATAGGCATGctttccttcttcctccacGGCCAGATGAGTAAGTTCGAGAAAGCTCCAAGCAAGCCTCTTTCCAATGCTTTCGCCTTCGCCTCCGTGGGCTACGTTGTGTTGCAGGTCGCACACGGCTTTGCTCGAGCTAATCGTCCTTCATCTTTCGCTTTCGACTTCCTCTCTGTTCTCTGTGGACTTGCATCCGTTGCCATTCTCTTCACTGCCATCTTCAACGACTGA